The following coding sequences lie in one Deinococcus sp. JMULE3 genomic window:
- a CDS encoding metallophosphoesterase, producing MLGRPTDQGVTVSVLSPTTGSAVLTSGTVERQVTFTAGVPTEVDLTGLAPAQTYTYTLTPTTGAPISGSFRTAPASGQAFTFTVQGDSHPERAGKMFDAALYRQTLGTIAGLKPDFHVMMGDDFSLDRFLNTPNLTPANVNGVYAAQRAFVSDVGRTAPLFLVNGNHEQASFAFLDGTPNNAAVLAGRARTTYFPLPAPNAFYSGNGTPIDHVGLLRDYYAWTWGDALFAVIDPYWHSKTEVDGQKGGKSDPWDITLGDEQYRWLSQTLLNSRAKYKFVFAHHVQGTGRGGVELADLYEWGGQDRNGQDTFAQHRPGWAMPIHQLFVKSGVSVTTTCSPGRRRAA from the coding sequence GTGCTGGGCCGCCCGACCGATCAGGGGGTGACCGTGAGTGTCCTGTCGCCCACCACGGGCTCGGCGGTGCTGACCAGCGGGACGGTCGAGCGGCAGGTGACGTTCACGGCGGGCGTCCCGACCGAAGTGGACCTGACTGGCCTCGCCCCCGCGCAGACCTACACCTACACGCTGACCCCCACGACAGGTGCGCCCATCAGCGGCTCGTTCCGCACGGCCCCCGCCTCCGGGCAGGCGTTCACGTTCACCGTGCAGGGCGACTCCCACCCGGAACGCGCCGGGAAGATGTTCGACGCCGCGCTCTACCGCCAGACGCTGGGTACGATCGCTGGCCTGAAACCGGACTTCCACGTGATGATGGGCGACGACTTCAGCCTCGACCGCTTCCTGAACACACCCAACCTGACGCCCGCGAACGTGAACGGCGTCTACGCCGCGCAACGGGCGTTCGTCAGTGACGTGGGCCGCACCGCGCCGCTGTTCCTGGTGAACGGCAACCACGAGCAGGCGTCCTTCGCCTTCCTGGACGGCACGCCCAACAACGCCGCCGTGCTGGCCGGCCGCGCCCGCACCACGTACTTCCCCCTCCCCGCACCGAATGCCTTCTACAGCGGCAACGGCACGCCCATCGACCACGTCGGCCTGCTGCGCGACTACTATGCCTGGACGTGGGGCGACGCGCTGTTCGCCGTCATCGATCCGTACTGGCACTCGAAGACCGAGGTGGACGGGCAGAAAGGCGGGAAGAGCGACCCCTGGGACATCACGCTGGGGGACGAGCAGTACCGCTGGCTGAGCCAGACCCTCCTGAACAGCCGCGCGAAGTACAAGTTCGTGTTCGCGCATCACGTTCAGGGCACCGGGCGCGGCGGCGTGGAACTCGCTGACCTGTACGAGTGGGGCGGCCAGGACCGGAACGGTCAGGACACCTTCGCTCAGCACCGGCCCGGCTGGGCCATGCCCATTCACCAGCTGTTCGTCAAGTCCGGCGTGAGCGTCACGACCACCTGTTCGCCCGGCAGGAGAAGGGCGGCGTGA
- a CDS encoding metallophosphoesterase, with the protein MKRRVVTLLTGLLAVSLAQQGGQGQGQAKQGSGVGQTLPLDWPDAPVDVILCRPTATGVTVSVRTPQSSEVTLTVQGGGTEVTLPTQAFTAGEPRHLPVTGLTPDTTYTLRVRTGAGASVTRSFHTARAAGQAFTFTIQADSHLDGNSDLQVYAQTLRNEASSTPDFLIDLGDTFMTDKYQPFTAAQRQYLAQRTLLGTLNTAPLFLTLGNHDGEGVRSGGKADQQAMNDWANAQRLKYFPNPVQDSFYSTPKQADGTPITNQGAYAWTWGDAQFIVLDAYTSSGRSGENNWNATLGRAQYDWLRQTLEGSPSRWTFVFVHQMIGGLGKDGRGGAEAAPFFEWGGRNADGSAGFTQNRPGWAMPVHDLLVKHKVSAVFHGHDHLYVKQTLDGIVYQEVPQPSNARAGNTGSAKEYGYASGTLLGGPGHLRVTVTPQDVKVEYVRTYLSKDEAAGRQTAQVDDRYTIQ; encoded by the coding sequence ATGAAACGCCGGGTCGTGACTCTGTTGACTGGTCTCCTGGCGGTCTCGCTGGCCCAGCAGGGCGGGCAGGGTCAGGGACAGGCGAAGCAGGGCAGTGGCGTGGGGCAGACGTTGCCGCTGGACTGGCCCGATGCGCCGGTGGACGTGATCCTGTGCCGACCGACCGCGACCGGCGTGACGGTCAGCGTCCGCACGCCACAGAGCAGCGAGGTGACCCTCACTGTTCAGGGCGGTGGGACTGAGGTCACGCTGCCCACCCAGGCGTTCACTGCTGGCGAGCCGCGGCACCTGCCCGTCACCGGCCTGACCCCGGACACCACCTACACGCTGCGCGTGAGGACGGGCGCTGGGGCGTCGGTGACGCGCTCGTTTCACACGGCGCGGGCGGCGGGGCAGGCGTTCACGTTCACCATTCAGGCCGACTCGCACCTGGACGGCAACAGCGACCTTCAGGTGTACGCGCAGACGCTCAGGAACGAGGCGTCCTCCACGCCGGACTTCTTGATCGACCTGGGCGACACCTTCATGACGGACAAGTACCAGCCGTTCACGGCGGCGCAGCGGCAGTACCTCGCGCAGCGCACCCTGCTGGGCACCCTGAACACCGCGCCGCTGTTCCTCACGCTCGGCAACCACGACGGGGAAGGCGTCCGCTCAGGCGGGAAGGCCGACCAGCAGGCCATGAACGACTGGGCGAACGCCCAGCGCCTGAAGTACTTCCCGAATCCCGTGCAGGACAGCTTCTACTCCACGCCGAAGCAGGCGGACGGCACGCCGATCACGAATCAGGGCGCGTACGCCTGGACCTGGGGGGACGCGCAGTTCATCGTGCTGGACGCCTACACGTCTTCGGGCCGCAGTGGTGAGAACAACTGGAACGCCACGCTGGGCCGGGCACAGTACGACTGGCTGCGGCAGACACTTGAAGGCAGTCCTAGCCGTTGGACATTCGTGTTCGTGCACCAGATGATCGGCGGGCTGGGCAAGGACGGGCGCGGCGGCGCGGAGGCCGCCCCGTTCTTCGAGTGGGGCGGCCGCAATGCCGATGGCTCGGCGGGCTTCACGCAGAACCGCCCGGGCTGGGCCATGCCCGTGCACGACCTGCTGGTGAAACACAAGGTCAGCGCGGTGTTCCACGGACACGACCACCTGTACGTCAAGCAGACCCTGGACGGCATCGTCTATCAGGAGGTGCCGCAGCCGTCCAACGCGCGCGCGGGCAACACCGGCAGCGCGAAAGAGTACGGGTACGCCAGCGGCACGCTGCTCGGCGGCCCGGGTCACCTGCGCGTGACCGTCACGCCGCAGGACGTCAAGGTCGAGTACGTCCGGACGTACCTGAGCAAGGACGAGGCCGCCGGGCGCCAGACCGCGCAGGTGGACGACCGGTACACCATCCAGTAA
- a CDS encoding GNAT family N-acetyltransferase, which yields MTEREITQETHRLLTAYDTQLREVAELIGATTVTRDGPLWRGTYGDRGFVTYRDLGALTGPDLDSLIARTITYYATQPEITTFEWKTRGHDLPADLPDRLTQYGLHAEDPETVMLGEASLLAAPMPLPAGVNLRRIDTQPDPMPDLIRAAAAQERAFGVPFSTADLARRLQARRDLMEIWVAEADGEIICTGRLELIPGTAFAGIWGGGTVPEWRGKGIYRALVAQRAQSALARGVRYLHSDSTEFSRPILQRSGLVPVTTTTPFIWTRRS from the coding sequence ATGACGGAACGCGAGATCACCCAGGAAACGCACCGACTCCTCACCGCGTACGACACTCAACTCCGCGAAGTCGCCGAACTCATCGGCGCCACCACCGTCACCCGCGACGGTCCCCTGTGGCGCGGCACGTACGGTGACCGCGGCTTCGTTACCTACCGAGACCTTGGCGCCCTCACCGGCCCCGACCTCGACAGCCTCATCGCGCGGACCATCACGTACTACGCCACCCAGCCGGAGATCACGACCTTCGAATGGAAAACCCGCGGCCACGACCTTCCCGCCGACCTCCCCGACCGCCTCACCCAGTACGGCCTGCACGCCGAGGACCCGGAGACCGTCATGCTGGGTGAAGCGAGCCTCCTCGCCGCGCCCATGCCCCTCCCCGCCGGCGTGAACCTGCGGCGCATCGACACCCAACCCGACCCCATGCCCGACCTGATCCGCGCGGCCGCCGCGCAGGAACGCGCGTTCGGCGTGCCCTTTTCCACTGCTGACCTCGCGCGTCGCCTGCAGGCCAGGCGGGACCTCATGGAGATCTGGGTGGCGGAAGCGGATGGGGAGATCATCTGCACCGGCCGCCTCGAGCTCATCCCTGGCACGGCATTCGCGGGTATCTGGGGGGGCGGGACCGTCCCCGAGTGGCGCGGGAAGGGAATCTACCGGGCGCTTGTCGCGCAGCGGGCCCAGTCTGCCCTCGCGCGGGGCGTGCGGTACCTGCACAGCGACTCCACTGAATTCTCCCGCCCGATCCTGCAGCGCAGCGGTCTCGTGCCCGTCACGACCACCACTCCGTTCATCTGGACCCGCCGGTCGTGA
- a CDS encoding LysR family transcriptional regulator — translation MSRLQHLRTFLTIYREGSVSGAAPKLNLTQPAASQHLRLLETQLGQPLFQRLPRGLAPTGAAHALARLIAPHLDALDAALSATRTRARDLPGPLRLGGPAEFLHARVVPHLIPLLEGGLQLRVHCGLSDDLAEQVAEGHLDLMIATTRPDARLTSEPLFEERFLLVGAPRWAERLPGRALRSADLNEVPLLAYADDLPLLRRYWRVVFGARLESVPALVLPDLRGLRDAAVSGAGVTVLPEYLAGPAVQRGDLRVLHHVAEPPTNTLYLAWTEATFTARAAFARDHLRNLVTLST, via the coding sequence ATGTCGCGCCTCCAGCACCTGCGGACGTTCCTGACCATCTACCGCGAGGGCTCCGTGTCGGGGGCCGCGCCGAAACTGAATCTCACGCAACCCGCCGCGTCGCAGCACCTGCGCCTGCTCGAAACGCAGCTCGGGCAACCGCTCTTCCAGCGCCTCCCGCGCGGCCTGGCCCCCACCGGCGCCGCCCACGCCCTGGCCCGCCTGATCGCCCCGCACCTGGACGCCCTTGACGCCGCGCTAAGTGCCACGCGCACCCGCGCCCGCGACCTGCCCGGCCCGCTTCGGCTGGGCGGCCCGGCGGAATTCCTGCACGCCCGCGTCGTCCCGCACCTGATCCCACTGCTCGAGGGTGGTCTTCAACTGCGCGTCCACTGCGGCCTGAGTGACGACCTCGCCGAACAGGTCGCCGAGGGGCACCTCGACCTGATGATCGCCACCACCCGCCCGGACGCGCGACTGACCAGCGAACCGCTGTTCGAGGAACGCTTCCTCCTGGTCGGCGCGCCCCGCTGGGCCGAGCGGCTCCCCGGGCGGGCGCTGCGCAGCGCGGACCTGAACGAGGTGCCGCTGCTGGCCTACGCGGACGACCTGCCACTGCTGCGCCGCTACTGGCGCGTGGTATTCGGCGCGCGCCTGGAAAGTGTTCCGGCGCTGGTCCTGCCGGACCTGCGCGGACTGCGCGACGCGGCGGTCAGCGGGGCCGGCGTGACGGTCCTCCCGGAGTACCTCGCGGGCCCGGCTGTGCAGCGCGGCGACCTGCGCGTCCTTCACCACGTGGCCGAACCGCCCACCAACACCCTGTACCTCGCGTGGACCGAGGCGACCTTCACGGCGCGGGCTGCATTCGCACGGGATCACCTGCGAAATCTCGTGACCCTGTCCACATGA
- a CDS encoding type 1 glutamine amidotransferase domain-containing protein: MSRNVLFVLTSHNDLGGVRPTGFYLSELAHPYHVFTRAGFDADFISVQGGQPPMDGADPSDPEQKAVLDDAALMARLSATRRAADVNADDYDLIFYVGGHGTMWDFPDDQDLASLASRIYERGGMVAAVCHGPAGLVNIRLSDGQYLVSGKRVAAFTNDEERAVNLSDVVPFHLETRLIERGAHHTKGSNFEPHVEIDGRLATGQNPASARPLAEAIVPILNDLPR, translated from the coding sequence ATGTCCCGCAACGTCCTGTTCGTCCTGACCAGCCACAACGACCTCGGCGGCGTCCGCCCTACCGGCTTCTACCTTTCCGAACTCGCCCACCCGTACCACGTGTTCACCCGCGCGGGATTCGACGCGGACTTCATCAGCGTCCAGGGCGGCCAGCCCCCCATGGACGGCGCCGACCCCAGCGACCCCGAACAGAAGGCCGTCCTGGACGACGCGGCGCTCATGGCCCGCCTCAGCGCGACGCGCCGCGCGGCTGACGTGAACGCCGACGACTACGACCTGATCTTCTACGTGGGTGGCCACGGCACCATGTGGGACTTCCCCGACGATCAGGACCTCGCCAGCCTCGCCTCGCGCATCTACGAGCGCGGTGGGATGGTCGCCGCCGTCTGCCACGGTCCCGCCGGGCTCGTGAACATCCGCCTGAGTGACGGCCAGTACCTCGTCAGCGGCAAGCGCGTGGCCGCCTTCACGAACGACGAGGAACGCGCCGTGAACCTCAGCGACGTCGTGCCCTTCCACCTCGAAACCCGCCTGATCGAACGCGGCGCCCACCACACCAAGGGCAGCAACTTCGAACCGCACGTCGAGATCGACGGCCGCCTCGCCACCGGGCAGAACCCCGCCTCGGCCCGCCCGCTGGCCGAAGCGATCGTGCCCATCCTGAACGACCTGCCCCGCTGA
- a CDS encoding SDR family NAD(P)-dependent oxidoreductase, translating to MNLNLRGRRALITGSTLGIGRALAETLLREGASVIVHGRDHARVGHAAEMLSELGPVDGIAADLSTPQGAADLTDFTRRTGGIDILVNNVGAFGIQPFFTTGDDAWTAAFELNVLSGVRLARAFMPDMLARGWGRVIFISSEQALKPSPDMLPYATSKAAQVAVARGLAELSRGTAVTVNSVLVAPTWSPGVQNFLGEQAARGGDSLNGTRQAYFERGDGQASLLGRFAHPQEIADAVAFLASPNAAAINGTAYRVDGGLIRAAT from the coding sequence ATGAACCTGAACCTGCGTGGCCGGCGCGCCCTGATCACCGGCTCCACCCTGGGCATCGGCCGCGCGCTGGCCGAGACCCTCCTGCGCGAGGGGGCGTCTGTCATCGTGCACGGCCGCGACCACGCCCGCGTCGGGCACGCCGCGGAGATGCTCAGCGAACTCGGCCCGGTCGACGGCATCGCCGCCGACCTCTCCACCCCGCAGGGCGCGGCGGACCTGACCGACTTCACGCGCCGCACGGGCGGCATCGACATTCTCGTGAACAACGTGGGCGCCTTCGGCATCCAGCCGTTCTTCACCACCGGCGACGACGCCTGGACGGCCGCGTTCGAGTTGAACGTCCTCAGTGGCGTGCGGCTCGCGCGGGCGTTCATGCCGGACATGCTCGCGCGCGGCTGGGGCCGCGTGATCTTCATCTCCAGCGAGCAGGCCCTGAAACCCAGCCCGGACATGCTGCCGTATGCGACGAGCAAGGCGGCGCAGGTCGCCGTGGCACGCGGCCTGGCCGAACTCTCGCGCGGCACGGCCGTCACGGTGAACAGCGTGCTCGTGGCCCCCACCTGGAGTCCCGGCGTGCAGAACTTCCTGGGCGAGCAGGCCGCGCGTGGCGGCGACAGCCTCAACGGGACGCGGCAGGCGTACTTCGAGCGTGGGGACGGTCAGGCGTCCCTGCTGGGCCGGTTCGCGCATCCGCAGGAGATCGCGGATGCCGTGGCCTTCCTGGCGTCCCCGAACGCCGCGGCGATCAACGGCACTGCGTACCGCGTGGACGGCGGCCTGATCCGCGCCGCGACCTGA
- a CDS encoding MBL fold metallo-hydrolase — protein MNLTLVRNATLRLELAGQTVLIDPMLGDLHSLPSFAGVSPNPTVPLPVPAQDVLRGVTLLVVSHLHPDHLDPAAISALPKDLPVLCQPGDEDTLRGHGFRDVTPLQDTVRVADLTFTRTDGEHGSGDILAQMGAAMGFVLRAPGEPTVYWTGDTVLIPAVTDTVTRERPDVIVTHSGGAALGGTLLIMDATQTVEVLRAAPDATVVAVHLESLDHCFSTRADLRRAAQQAGVEARLRVPQDGDTLTLA, from the coding sequence ATGAACCTGACGCTCGTCCGTAACGCCACCCTGCGCCTGGAACTCGCCGGGCAGACCGTCCTGATCGACCCGATGCTGGGCGACCTGCACAGCCTGCCGTCGTTCGCGGGCGTGTCCCCCAACCCGACCGTACCCCTGCCCGTCCCCGCGCAGGACGTGCTGCGCGGCGTGACCCTGCTGGTCGTGTCGCACCTCCACCCGGATCACCTCGACCCGGCGGCCATCTCGGCCCTGCCCAAAGACCTGCCGGTGCTGTGCCAGCCGGGAGACGAGGACACCCTGCGCGGGCACGGCTTCCGGGACGTCACGCCCCTACAGGACACGGTCCGCGTGGCGGACCTGACGTTCACCCGCACGGACGGCGAGCACGGCAGTGGGGACATCCTCGCGCAGATGGGGGCTGCGATGGGGTTCGTGCTGCGCGCCCCCGGCGAACCCACCGTGTACTGGACGGGCGACACCGTGCTGATTCCCGCCGTGACCGACACGGTCACCCGTGAGCGGCCGGACGTGATCGTCACCCATTCGGGCGGCGCGGCGCTGGGCGGCACGCTGCTGATCATGGATGCCACGCAGACGGTGGAGGTGCTGCGCGCCGCGCCGGACGCGACGGTCGTGGCCGTGCACCTCGAGAGCCTCGACCACTGCTTCTCCACCCGCGCCGATCTGCGCCGCGCCGCGCAGCAGGCCGGGGTGGAGGCGCGCCTGCGCGTTCCGCAGGACGGTGACACCCTGACCCTGGCGTGA
- a CDS encoding MerR family transcriptional regulator — MRIGELAARTGTSVRALRHYDQAGVLSSVRQENGYRTFTPDDIARVRLIRLFLSVGFTLDEIRRFAPCWQDGHGPDDPAGNDVAADFYRRKLADIDAQLRDLHVIRDRLTTQLSELTGTGPACAPTLEDPHEPDARP; from the coding sequence ATGCGCATCGGTGAACTCGCGGCCCGCACCGGCACCAGCGTCCGCGCCCTGCGGCACTACGACCAGGCGGGCGTTCTGAGCAGCGTCCGGCAGGAGAACGGCTACCGGACGTTCACGCCAGACGACATCGCGCGGGTGCGCCTGATCCGCCTGTTCCTGTCGGTCGGCTTCACGCTCGACGAGATCCGCCGGTTCGCGCCGTGCTGGCAGGATGGGCACGGACCGGACGACCCGGCCGGGAACGACGTCGCGGCCGACTTCTACCGCCGCAAACTCGCCGACATCGACGCGCAGCTGCGTGACCTGCACGTCATCCGTGACCGCCTGACCACGCAACTGAGCGAACTGACCGGCACTGGCCCGGCCTGCGCCCCCACCCTGGAGGACCCCCATGAACCTGACGCTCGTCCGTAA
- a CDS encoding metalloregulator ArsR/SmtB family transcription factor — MTLTSPSVLDQLRALAQDTRYDLVRHLAAGERCVCDLEVLLSLPQSKVSYHLGVLRDAGLVTAEQRGKNTYYALRREVLYRLGGALLTDLLPDGMPMTHQVKSVC, encoded by the coding sequence GTGACGCTCACTTCTCCGTCGGTGCTGGATCAACTCAGGGCGCTGGCGCAGGACACCCGCTACGACCTGGTGCGTCACCTCGCCGCCGGGGAGCGCTGCGTGTGCGACCTGGAGGTTCTGCTGTCCCTGCCGCAGTCGAAGGTGTCATACCACCTGGGTGTGCTGCGCGACGCCGGGCTGGTCACGGCCGAGCAGCGGGGCAAGAACACGTATTACGCGCTGCGCCGGGAGGTGCTGTACCGCCTGGGCGGGGCGCTGCTGACCGATCTGCTGCCGGACGGAATGCCCATGACGCATCAAGTGAAATCGGTGTGTTAA
- a CDS encoding arsenate reductase ArsC translates to MTRVLILCTHNSARSQMAEALTRDAARRLGVTVDVHSAGTEATRVKDDAKTVMAELGLDLSTHTSKTLWDVPDAQNFDYVITVCDSAAEACPVYPGRTTRRHYPFVDPSGGSLDRWRAVRDQQRAQFEAFVQALADGRDVPPSYDDSPAVPVT, encoded by the coding sequence ATGACCCGCGTCCTGATTCTCTGCACGCACAACTCCGCCCGGTCGCAGATGGCCGAGGCCCTCACCCGTGACGCCGCCCGGCGCCTGGGCGTGACGGTGGACGTGCACTCCGCCGGGACCGAGGCCACCCGCGTGAAGGACGACGCGAAGACCGTCATGGCCGAACTCGGCCTGGACCTGAGCACGCACACGAGCAAGACCCTGTGGGACGTGCCGGACGCGCAGAATTTCGATTACGTGATCACGGTCTGTGACAGCGCCGCCGAGGCCTGCCCGGTGTATCCGGGGCGCACCACGCGCCGCCACTACCCGTTCGTGGATCCGTCCGGGGGCAGCCTGGACCGCTGGCGGGCCGTGCGGGACCAGCAACGGGCGCAGTTCGAGGCGTTCGTGCAGGCCCTCGCAGATGGCCGCGACGTGCCCCCGAGCTACGATGACAGCCCGGCCGTGCCGGTCACCTGA
- a CDS encoding TRAP transporter substrate-binding protein, giving the protein MPRHAVSARVTRAALLALLTLPVQAHAQAKITLRAADIQPETYPTVVGLKAMADYLKKASNGRIELQVFSGGQLGDERSTIEQTKLGVLDMVRVSSAPVAQAYPPMGVYSLPFLFRDSTHQWNVLNGAVGKELLAGLEGAGFIGLAYYDSGTRSFYTTKKPIRTPADLRGLRIRTQQNEVVLDMMSALQARPVPLSMGEVYSSLQTSAIDGAENNYPSYGPSGARHFEVARYYSLTEHNSVPEVVMMSKVRWDKLSPADQRLIRVAAAQSVAVERKAWNALTAESRAAIQKAGVTITKVDRSAFQKAMAPVYEKYRKVYGTLIERIQDVR; this is encoded by the coding sequence GTGCCCCGTCACGCCGTGTCGGCGCGCGTGACGCGGGCGGCCCTGCTGGCCCTGCTGACGCTGCCCGTCCAGGCGCACGCGCAGGCGAAGATCACGTTGCGGGCCGCCGACATCCAGCCCGAGACCTACCCCACGGTGGTGGGCCTGAAAGCCATGGCGGACTACCTGAAAAAGGCCAGCAACGGCCGCATCGAGCTGCAGGTGTTCTCGGGCGGGCAGCTGGGCGACGAGCGTTCCACCATCGAACAGACCAAACTGGGCGTGCTGGACATGGTGCGCGTGTCCTCCGCGCCGGTCGCGCAGGCCTACCCGCCGATGGGCGTGTACAGTTTGCCGTTCCTGTTCCGCGATTCCACGCACCAGTGGAACGTCCTGAACGGCGCGGTCGGCAAGGAACTGCTGGCCGGGCTGGAAGGCGCGGGCTTCATCGGACTGGCGTACTACGATTCGGGCACGCGGTCGTTCTACACGACGAAAAAACCCATCCGCACGCCCGCCGACCTCAGGGGGCTGCGCATCCGCACGCAGCAGAACGAGGTCGTGCTGGACATGATGTCCGCCCTGCAGGCCCGCCCGGTCCCGCTCTCGATGGGCGAGGTGTACTCCAGCCTTCAGACGAGCGCCATCGACGGCGCCGAGAACAACTACCCGTCGTACGGGCCGTCCGGCGCGCGGCACTTCGAGGTGGCCCGCTACTACTCGCTGACCGAGCACAACTCGGTCCCCGAGGTCGTCATGATGAGCAAGGTCCGCTGGGACAAACTCAGTCCCGCCGATCAGCGCCTGATCCGCGTGGCCGCCGCGCAGAGCGTCGCGGTGGAACGCAAGGCCTGGAACGCCCTGACCGCCGAGAGCCGCGCCGCCATCCAGAAGGCCGGTGTGACCATCACCAAGGTTGACCGCAGCGCGTTCCAGAAGGCCATGGCGCCGGTGTACGAGAAGTACCGCAAGGTGTACGGCACCCTGATCGAACGCATTCAGGACGTGCGCTGA